The Zingiber officinale cultivar Zhangliang chromosome 9A, Zo_v1.1, whole genome shotgun sequence genome window below encodes:
- the LOC122020920 gene encoding putative receptor-like protein kinase At1g80870, producing the protein MPYRRLASSPPPISSASTHRHHALLLAVAVSASTLLLLALLVLLLLLYLYLSRRSPTLPFPSSFSPPASPIHRFSYRSLRAATASFDASRSIGRGASAAVFRGILPDGKSVAVKRLLHSPSSSPSHLATSDREFHNELHVLAALRPSPFVVSLIGYCLEGRRRRLLVYEYMPNGSLQEALFISGSSLSWDRRFSIVLDVAQALAFLHLECDPPVVHGDIKPSNVLLGFDFQAKLSDFGLSRLKTDADLVSEFFSQDLGPSQEFFKSQDLVPESPQAHLSFALRVSPSNNLDSRQPAEGTSPVQDGIFSFEPSKELAAASPLDDARSESSGPWGKQWWWKQDESGELSSKDYVKEWIGSQIGSSGNPNWDFPVGISPDKSPHFSNNLLSINSSEKNADKKQSKKNGVLACDRTNRKMREWWKEEYFAELSQKGHCKKGPKWFRTISSRDEESTITSRDNFSRRGRELKDDLSFRKGWKRKKRSRSASNDMFSGDLFSRELSSTTSMRGTVCYVAPECHRCDQLMEKADIYSFGVLILVIVSGRRPLHVLSSPVKLEKANLVSWCRLLAQSGNPLELVDERLKGSFNKEQATLCINVALLCLQRIPELRPDSGDIVKILKGEMELPVVPCEFSPSPPPRCFSRSRPKPALEVE; encoded by the coding sequence ATGCCTTACCGCCGCCTCGCCTCCAGCCCTCCCCCCATCTCTTCGGCTTCCACACACCGCCACCACGCCCTCCTCCTCGCTGTCGCCGTATCCGCCTCCACCCTGCTCCTCCTCGCCCTCCTCGTACTCCTCTTGCTTCTCTACCTCTACCTCTCCCGTCGTTCCCCAACCCTGCCGTTTCCCTCGTCCTTCTCTCCCCCCGCCTCACCCATCCACCGCTTCTCCTACCGTTCCCTCCGCGCAGCGACCGCCTCCTTCGACGCTTCCCGCTCCATCGGCCGTGGCGCATCCGCCGCCGTCTTCCGCGGCATCCTCCCCGACGGCAAGTCCGTCGCCGTCAAGCGTCTCCTCCACTCTCCCTCATCCTCCCCCTCCCACCTCGCCACCTCCGACCGCGAGTTCCACAACGAGCTACACGTCCTCGCGGCCCTCCGCCCCTCCCCCTTCGTCGTCTCCCTCATCGGGTACTGCCTCGAGGGCCGCCGGCGCCGCCTCCTCGTCTACGAGTACATGCCCAACGGGAGTCTCCAGGAAGCCCTTTTCATCTCCGGATCCTCGCTCAGCTGGGATCGCCGCTTCTCCATCGTCCTCGATGTCGCCCAAGCCCTCGCCTTTCTCCACCTCGAGTGCGATCCTCCGGTCGTGCACGGCGACATCAAGCCTAGCAATGTGCTCCTCGGCTTTGATTTCCAGGCCAAGCTCTCCGATTTCGGTCTATCTCGCTTAAAAACCGACGCCGACCTCGTCTCCGAGTTCTTCAGCCAGGATCTCGGACCGAGCCAGGAGTTCTTCAAGAGTCAAGACCTCGTCCCCGAGAGCCCACAGGCCCACCTTTCATTTGCCCTCCGCGTTTCTCCATCCAACAACCTCGACTCCAGACAGCCGGCGGAAGGCACCTCGCCGGTCCAAGATGGGATTTTTAGCTTCGAGCCAAGTAAAGAGTTGGCCGCAGCTTCGCCGCTGGACGATGCAAGGTCGGAGTCCAGCGGCCCATGGGGGAAGCAGTGGTGGTGGAAGCAGGATGAAAGTGGGGAATTGAGCAGCAAAGATTATGTCAAGGAGTGGATTGGCAGCCAAATTGGCTCTTCCGGCAATCCCAACTGGGATTTCCCAGTCGGGATCTCCCCTGATAAATCTCCTCACTTCAGCAACAATCTCCTCTCAATCAATTCTTCTGAAAAGAATGCAGacaagaaacaaagcaagaagaatGGAGTTCTTGCTTGTGACAGAACGAATAGGAAGATGAGAGAATGGTGGAAGGAAGAATACTTTGCAGAGCTTAGCCAGAAGGGGCACTGCAAGAAAGGTCCCAAGTGGTTTCGAACGATCAGTAGCCGGGACGAAGAGTCTACTATCACTAGCAGAGACAACTTTTCTAGGCGAGGCCGGGAATTGAAGGACGACTTAAGCTTCCGAAAaggatggaagaggaagaagaggagccgATCGGCAAGCAACGACATGTTCAGTGGCGATTTGTTCAGTAGGGAGCTCAGTAGTACAACAAGCATGAGAGGCACTGTGTGCTATGTTGCTCCGGAATGCCACAGATGTGATCAATTGATGGAGAAGGCTGACATATACAGCTTTGGGGTTCTGATCCTCGTTATTGTATCAGGAAGACGACCTTTGCATGTTTTGTCGTCGCCGGTGAAGTTGGAAAAGGCCAACCTCGTGAGCTGGTGTAGGCTGCTAGCTCAATCCGGCAATCCCTTAGAGCTTGTAGATGAAAGGTTGAAGGGCTCATTCAACAAGGAACAAGCTACCCTTTGCATCAATGTGGCTCTATTGTGCTTGCAAAGGATCCCCGAGCTGAGGCCCGACAGCGGCGATATCGTAAAGATTCTAAAAGGAGAGATGGAACTTCCTGTTGTACCATGTGaattctctccttctcctcctccaagaTGCTTCAGCAGGTCCAGACCAAAACCTGCACTGGAGGTAGAATAG
- the LOC122020541 gene encoding protein GLUTAMINE DUMPER 2-like has product MRPMNGFHVTGAAAAAPPSSTIHRPTSLPHSAWHSPVPYLFGGLAAMLGLIAFALLILACSYWKLSGYLDADDGRDASADSEAAGGGDALVKPSPPESFVVIMAGDCKPTFLATPAAGGSAASSFNGRSGEAGEAAAALADAKKTAESAVSSRGGDATQGSRSSD; this is encoded by the coding sequence ATGAGGCCGATGAACGGATTCCACGTCACAGGCGCCGCCGCCGCGGCGCCGCCGTCGTCGACGATCCACCGCCCCACCAGCCTTCCGCACTCGGCGTGGCACTCCCCCGTCCCGTACCTCTTCGGCGGGCTCGCCGCGATGCTCGGCCTCATCGCCTTCGCGCTCCTCATCCTCGCCTGCTCCTACTGGAAGCTCTCCGGCTACCTCGACGCCGACGACGGAAGAGACGCCTCCGCGGACTCGGAGGCCGCCGGCGGCGGCGACGCCCTCGTGAAGCCTTCGCCCCCGGAGAGCTTCGTCGTCATCATGGCCGGCGACTGCAAGCCCACCTTCCTCGCCACCCCCGCCGCTGGAGGCTCCGCCGCGTCTTCTTTCAACGGCAGAAGCGGAGAGGCAGGGGAGGCCGCCGCCGCCCTGGCGGACGCGAAGAAGACGGCGGAGAGCGCGGTGAGCTCACGGGGCGGTGACGCGACCCAAGGCAGCCGATCGAGCGATTGA